The following nucleotide sequence is from Bacteroidota bacterium.
AAAAAGAAAATTTACCAATAAACTTCATAAAACCCTTGATGAAGTAAGTGACTTTATTACACTTGAACTTAGCAACATCACAGAACAAAGCATAAAAAAAACATGTGGATTTGGGTATGTTTTTTCAAATATAAATTGGACTAATTAATATTTATAATTGGTATAATTTACCGGATCAATAAATCCCGGAATAAAAAAGGAACCCAACTGGATTCCTTTCTTATTTACATTTATTTGGAGCCTATTTCACCGACTCAACCACAGCTTTAAAAGCTTCAGGCTGGTTAAGTGCTAAGTCAGCTAAAACCTTGCGGTTCAGGTTCAGATTTTTTTTGTGAATTTTACCCATAAATTCGGAGTAACTCATGCCGTGTTCGCGAACACCTGCATTAATACGTTGTATCCATAATCCGCGCATGCTGCGTTTTTTCAGTTTACGGCCTTTGTAGGCATATTGTAAACCTTTTTCAAAAACGTGTTTGGCAACTGTAAGAATATTTTTGCGTGCGCCCCAATATCCTTTTGTTTGTTTTAGAAGTTTCTTTCTCCTGGCTCTCGAAGCCACATTGTTAACCGACCTTGGCATGATGTTTAGGTTTTTGGCGAGAAGCGCTCATTGTTTTACCAATGAATCTTAAAGCTCAGCACCGGGTTTATACTACTTATATAAAGAATAAAAAACCATTTCCTCATTTACCTTCTCCATTTGGAGAAGGTGTCACGCCATAGCGTGACGGATTAGGTGCTACGCTTTCCCCTTACCCAGGTTCAGCATAAATTTCACTCTTCCTACATCTGAAGGATGAACTTCAACGAAGCCGGCAAGTTTTTCTTTACGTTTCTTTGCTTTCTTGGTAAGAATGTGATTTTTGAAAGCTTGCTTTCTTTTTATCTTACCTGTTCCGGTTACAGAGAATCTTTTCTTTGCACTGGAGTTTGTTTTTACTTTTGGCATCTTGTGAGAATTAAAAATTACAAATTAAAATTGGCATCCTTTTTTACTGCTACTGCCTCCTGCCACTGCCGCTTATTTACTTCTTCTTCGGTGCAATAATCATCATCATCCGTTTTCCCTCTAACAAAGGAAGCTGTTCTGCTTTTCCGAACTCTTCCAATTCATTTGCAAAACGCAATAATAATAATTCACCCTGATCCTTATAAACAATTTCACGGCCCCTGAACATCACATAAGCCCTTACTTTTGAGCCCTCCTTTAAAAAGTTCATCGCGTGATTCTTTTTAAAAGTAAAATCGTGATCATCTATGTGGGGTCCAAATCGTATTTCTTTCACAACTACCTTCTGCGCTTTGGCCTTCATTTCTTTGGCCTTCTTCTTCTGCTCGTAAAGGAATTTTTTATAATCAATTACTTTACAAACAGGAGGAACTGCAGTTGGTGCAATTTCAACGAGGTCGACACCCGCATTTTTCGCTATTTCAATGGCTTCGGCGATCGGAAAAACTCCTCCTTCAATACCATCGCCAACAACACGTACTTCAGCAGCCGTAATACGTTCGTTAATTTTGTGCGCTGCTTCTTTTTTCACAAACCTGTTATTAGGTCTTGGAAAAAATGGTCTGGGTTTATTAAATACTATTGCTATAACTACCTCCGTTTTTAAGTTTATTATTTATCAGGCCGAAACCATTTTGGCTTCGCTCTCATTTTTTATAATATTTGCGAATTCGTCAATGGTGAAAATTCCTTTATCGCCTTCGCCATGTTTACGCACGGATACTTTTTTTTCCGCTTCTTCTTTTTCTCCAACGATCAACATGAAGGGGATTTTTTTCATTTCAGTATCCCGTATCTTCTTGCCAATCTTCTCGTTCCGTTCGTCAACAAGGCCGCGAATATCGGAATTATTTAGCAATTCTAAAACTTTTTTGGCGTAATCGTTGTATTTTTCGCTGATCGGGAGTACATATACCTGTTCGGGCGTAAGCCATAAAGGGAAGTTTCCGGCGCAATGCTCTATTAAAACAGCTATAAAACGCTCCAATGAGCCAAAAGGAGCTCTATGTATCATTACAGGCCTGTGTTTCATATTGTCGCTACCTGTGTATTCCAATTCAAAGCGTTCGGGCAGGTTATAATCAACCTGTATAGTTCCGAGCTGCCATTTGCGCCCAATAGCGTCTTTCACCATGAAATCGAGCTTTGGTCCATAAAAGGCGGCTTCTCCAAGCTCAATAACTGTTTTGAGTCCTTTTTCAGCAGCTGATTCAATGATGGCCTGTTCGGCTTTTTGCCAATTTTCATCACTGCCAATGTATTTGGCCTTGTTTTCAGGATCGCGTAATGATATTTGAGCTGTATAATCCTGAAAATCAAGTGACTTGAATACATATAAAACCAGGTCAATAACTTTGCAGAACTCTTCTTTCAGTTGGTCGGGCCGGCAAAATAAGTGCGCATCATCCTGCGTAAAGCCACGTACGCGCGTTAAGCCATGTAATTCACCATGCTGCTCATAACGGTAAACAGTACCAAATTCCGCAAAGCGCAGGGGCAGATCTTTATAAGATCGGGGAGAGGTTTTGTATATCTCGCAATGGTGCGGACAATTCATCGGCTTGAGGAAAAACTGTTCCCCTTCCTGCGGCGTATTTATGGGTTGAAAACTATCCTTCCCGTATTTTTCATAGTGGCCGGAGGTTATATACAATTGCTTATTACCAATGTGTGGGGTTGCTACCGGCAGATAGCCCGATTTAATCTGTTGTTTCTGTAAAAACTGGATGAGGCGTTCGCGTAATGCGGCACCTTTGGGCAACCATAAAGGCAAGCCCATTCCCACTTTTTCAGAAAAGGCGAAAAGCTCCAGTTCCTTGCCAAGTTTGCGGTGGTCACGTTTTTTAGCTTCTTCAAGCAGGGTCAGGTATTCTTTAAGATCTTTTTCTTTTGGAAAACTTATTCCGTAAATGCGGGTAAGCATTTTGTTTTTTTCATCGCCTTTCCAATAGGCACCGGCAATGGTCATGAGTTTTACAGCTTTTATAAAACCGGTGTTTGGCACGTGCGGGCCACGGCACAGGTCAGTGAAATTTCCCTGCTGGTATAAAGTAATGTTGCCATCCTCCAATCCTTCAAGTAGGTCGAGTTTGTATTCGTCATTTTTTTCTCTGAAGTATGCAATGGCATCTTTTTTAGAAATATCCTTCCTGACATAAGCGTTGTTTTGCCTTGCCAGCTCGATCATCTTGTCTTCAATTTTTTTGAAGTCGTCAGAGGAAATGGTTTTTCCGTCCAGGTCAATATCATAATAAAAACCATTTTCAACAGGTGGTCCCACCCAGAATTTAACGCCCGGATAAAGTGCTTCAAGCGCTTCGGCCATGAGGTGGGCAGAGGAATGCCATAAGGTTGATTTTCCGCCTTCGTCGTTCCAGGTCAGAAGAACAAGTTTGGCATCTGAATTTATTGGGCGTGCAGCATCCCGTATGTCACCGTTTATCTTTGCGGCTAAAACATTCCTGGCCAATCCTTCGCTGATGCTCTTTGCAATATCGAGCGCTGTGCTCCCTTTTGGGTATTGCCTGACGGATCCGTCGGGCAGGGTAATATTTATCATAGGTAACCGTTTTTCCTGCTTACAACGCAGGGTTAATATCGCACAAAGATAATGATTTATACGACGGCTATTAACTGTGCGAAAGCTATAGGGTGTTTTGTAATTGAAATCAAACCGGCTACTCTGCTGTTATAGCTATAACTGGTAACCAACGATCATCACAACGCAGCCGTGTTTTTGTTTCACTTTGGCAGTTGGTGGAATGGTGTATTCAATGAAATAGGTTCCGGTATGCGGAGGCTGAAAGACCCAGAAACAACCTGAGCTTTGCTTTGAGTCGTACACTTTTTTTCTGTTTCGTACTCTTACATCCTTGTCATATATATTTACCTGAACATGATCATCCTGATCACCAGTGCAGAATAATACTTTGTACCGGGAGGCCTTGTAGGTCATAAACTGAACATGTATTGTCTGGGGGACATCGCTGTAATCAAACTTGCTGATCTCGAAGCTGTCGTATAGAAATTCGCCGAGGTTTAACTTACAAATGCCTGTAAGTAATTTCGATTTGCATTGTGCGTTGCAAGGATAGGAAAGTAATATGAATGTGCAGAAAGTAAAAAACAGCCCTTTGGACTGTTTTATATTTACCGGTATTTTCTGTTTGCCTGCGAACGAAACAAGCATTGTGGATAGTTTATTATTCTTTGTAGCCTATCAACATTACCGCGCAGCCGGTTTTCTTTTTACCGGTGGCGGATTTCGGGATCTCATAATCAATAAAATAAGTACCGGCTTTTGTCGGTTCGAATGTCCAGCGTTTGTCAGAGCCATTAGCTGAGTCATATATCTTGTTGCGTTTTTTCGAGCGTAGATTTTTGTCGTAGATATTCAGCTTGAGATCTTCTTCAACACCTGAGGTGCAGAACACCAGTTTATATTGCTGGCCCGCGAAAGCAGTGAATTCAACTTCAATTACCTGCGGTTTGGCGGGATCTGCAGTTATTTCGTTTAAGGCATAACTGTCATATTGAAAAGGGGCAATGGCAGGCTTGCACTCTTTTACTACCTGCTTGGCTTTACATTGTGCCTTAGCAGGAGTTACTGCAGCAGTTATGAACAGAACTATGGCAATGATCAGGTTAATTTTTTTCATATCAATTCGAGTTGAAAATGTTT
It contains:
- the thrS gene encoding threonine--tRNA ligase, which produces MINITLPDGSVRQYPKGSTALDIAKSISEGLARNVLAAKINGDIRDAARPINSDAKLVLLTWNDEGGKSTLWHSSAHLMAEALEALYPGVKFWVGPPVENGFYYDIDLDGKTISSDDFKKIEDKMIELARQNNAYVRKDISKKDAIAYFREKNDEYKLDLLEGLEDGNITLYQQGNFTDLCRGPHVPNTGFIKAVKLMTIAGAYWKGDEKNKMLTRIYGISFPKEKDLKEYLTLLEEAKKRDHRKLGKELELFAFSEKVGMGLPLWLPKGAALRERLIQFLQKQQIKSGYLPVATPHIGNKQLYITSGHYEKYGKDSFQPINTPQEGEQFFLKPMNCPHHCEIYKTSPRSYKDLPLRFAEFGTVYRYEQHGELHGLTRVRGFTQDDAHLFCRPDQLKEEFCKVIDLVLYVFKSLDFQDYTAQISLRDPENKAKYIGSDENWQKAEQAIIESAAEKGLKTVIELGEAAFYGPKLDFMVKDAIGRKWQLGTIQVDYNLPERFELEYTGSDNMKHRPVMIHRAPFGSLERFIAVLIEHCAGNFPLWLTPEQVYVLPISEKYNDYAKKVLELLNNSDIRGLVDERNEKIGKKIRDTEMKKIPFMLIVGEKEEAEKKVSVRKHGEGDKGIFTIDEFANIIKNESEAKMVSA
- the rplT gene encoding 50S ribosomal protein L20, with the protein product MPRSVNNVASRARRKKLLKQTKGYWGARKNILTVAKHVFEKGLQYAYKGRKLKKRSMRGLWIQRINAGVREHGMSYSEFMGKIHKKNLNLNRKVLADLALNQPEAFKAVVESVK
- the rpmI gene encoding 50S ribosomal protein L35, which translates into the protein MPKVKTNSSAKKRFSVTGTGKIKRKQAFKNHILTKKAKKRKEKLAGFVEVHPSDVGRVKFMLNLGKGKA
- a CDS encoding PPC domain-containing protein gives rise to the protein MKKINLIIAIVLFITAAVTPAKAQCKAKQVVKECKPAIAPFQYDSYALNEITADPAKPQVIEVEFTAFAGQQYKLVFCTSGVEEDLKLNIYDKNLRSKKRNKIYDSANGSDKRWTFEPTKAGTYFIDYEIPKSATGKKKTGCAVMLIGYKE
- a CDS encoding translation initiation factor IF-3 → MKKEAAHKINERITAAEVRVVGDGIEGGVFPIAEAIEIAKNAGVDLVEIAPTAVPPVCKVIDYKKFLYEQKKKAKEMKAKAQKVVVKEIRFGPHIDDHDFTFKKNHAMNFLKEGSKVRAYVMFRGREIVYKDQGELLLLRFANELEEFGKAEQLPLLEGKRMMMIIAPKKK